In a single window of the Candidatus Krumholzibacteriia bacterium genome:
- a CDS encoding secondary thiamine-phosphate synthase enzyme YjbQ, with the protein MISLEVRTGAREEILDLSAEIAQAVRREGLLEGVCVVFVPHTTAGVTVNENADPDVKRDILLALERIVPEDQDFRHAEGNSTAHVKSLLCGSSVSVPVSGGSLVLGNWGGIYFCEFDGPRTRKLHLSFLPEDSKRCSEGRTE; encoded by the coding sequence GTGATTAGCCTGGAAGTCAGAACGGGGGCCCGCGAGGAGATTCTGGATCTAAGTGCCGAGATCGCGCAGGCAGTTCGCAGGGAAGGTCTTCTTGAGGGTGTTTGTGTGGTCTTCGTTCCGCATACCACGGCAGGGGTCACGGTGAATGAAAACGCGGATCCTGATGTAAAGCGGGACATTCTTCTCGCGCTTGAGAGGATAGTACCGGAGGATCAGGACTTCCGCCATGCGGAGGGCAACAGCACGGCTCATGTTAAGAGTCTCCTCTGCGGCAGCAGTGTGTCGGTTCCGGTTTCCGGGGGCTCTCTTGTCCTGGGAAACTGGGGAGGAATCTATTTCTGTGAATTTGATGGCCCCCGGACTCGGAAACTTCATCTGAGTTTCCTTCCGGAGGATTCCAAGAGGTGTTCAGAAGGACGGACGGAGTGA
- the lysS gene encoding lysine--tRNA ligase has protein sequence MSETREHKDRIRVDKENKLQRLREGGVEPYPWKFERSNTSAECLASQDEWIESEKEITLSGRLMSKRVMGKTSFGHVQDQSGRIQFFFRKDAMDEEHYRRFAKLVEAGDHIGARGVLFLTRSGELSLRVREWTLLSKSMLPLPEKFHGLTDEETRSRQRYLDLAVNPEVRKRFETRSRILHYLRDFFVRKSFLEVETPVLQALYGGATARPFRTRHEALDMDFFLRIAGGELFLKRLLVGGMERVFEIGKVFRNEGMDRSHNPEFTMLEAYSAYWDYQDMMGLVEELYSGLAMEFHGDMKIPFDGQVIDLSPPWPRISYHEAVRKYSGRDLETASREELSSAAEDLGIEVEDSWGAGKILDAICAEKVEPQLIQPTFLTDHPREISPLAKQHRDNPDLVERFEPFIAGFEVGNAFSELNDPAEQRKRFEDQMGLRAKGDEEAQILDDDYLRALEVGMPPAAGLGIGVDRLVMLMTDTRHIRDILLFPHMRPEA, from the coding sequence ATGAGTGAGACCCGGGAACACAAGGACCGGATTCGCGTTGACAAGGAAAACAAGCTGCAGAGGCTGCGGGAGGGGGGCGTGGAACCTTATCCCTGGAAGTTCGAACGGAGCAATACGTCCGCAGAGTGTCTGGCCAGTCAGGATGAGTGGATAGAATCCGAGAAGGAGATCACTCTTTCCGGTCGCCTGATGAGCAAGAGGGTGATGGGGAAGACCTCTTTCGGCCATGTTCAGGATCAGAGCGGCCGGATTCAGTTCTTCTTCCGCAAGGATGCAATGGACGAAGAGCATTACCGGAGATTTGCAAAGCTGGTGGAAGCGGGAGATCATATTGGAGCCAGGGGAGTTCTTTTCCTCACCCGCAGTGGTGAGTTGAGCTTGAGGGTGCGGGAGTGGACACTTCTTTCGAAGTCCATGCTTCCGCTGCCGGAAAAGTTTCATGGACTGACGGACGAAGAAACGCGAAGTCGTCAAAGGTATCTGGATCTTGCCGTGAATCCGGAGGTCCGAAAACGCTTCGAAACCCGTTCCAGGATTCTTCATTACCTCCGGGACTTTTTCGTCCGCAAGAGTTTTCTGGAAGTGGAAACCCCCGTTCTTCAGGCTCTCTATGGGGGGGCAACGGCTCGTCCCTTTCGCACGCGCCATGAGGCTCTGGACATGGACTTCTTCCTCCGCATCGCCGGCGGCGAGCTTTTTCTGAAACGACTTCTTGTGGGGGGGATGGAGAGAGTATTTGAGATTGGAAAGGTCTTCCGCAATGAAGGCATGGACCGCTCTCATAATCCCGAGTTCACCATGCTGGAGGCCTATTCCGCCTACTGGGATTATCAGGACATGATGGGTCTGGTGGAGGAACTCTACTCGGGTCTGGCGATGGAGTTTCATGGAGACATGAAGATCCCCTTTGATGGGCAGGTGATTGACCTCAGCCCTCCCTGGCCCCGTATCAGCTATCACGAAGCCGTACGAAAGTACTCGGGGCGTGATCTGGAAACGGCAAGCCGTGAAGAGCTTTCCTCCGCAGCTGAGGACCTGGGAATTGAGGTAGAGGATTCCTGGGGAGCAGGGAAGATTCTCGATGCGATCTGCGCGGAGAAGGTTGAACCGCAGTTGATTCAGCCGACATTCCTGACGGATCATCCTCGGGAGATCAGTCCCCTTGCGAAACAACATCGGGACAATCCCGATCTGGTGGAACGCTTCGAACCTTTCATTGCCGGTTTTGAAGTGGGAAATGCCTTTAGTGAACTCAACGACCCTGCCGAGCAAAGGAAGCGTTTTGAAGACCAGATGGGTCTTCGTGCCAAGGGAGATGAGGAAGCTCAGATTCTAGACGATGATTACCTCCGCGCACTGGAGGTAGGAATGCCCCCGGCTGCGGGACTTGGAATTGGAGTGGATCGCCTGGTCATGCTGATGACGGATACCCGGCACATTCGGGACATCCTTCTGTTTCCCCACATGAGACCCGAGGCCTGA
- a CDS encoding FtsX-like permease family protein, whose amino-acid sequence MRYPGWILLRHIGSIRRRSFLGRVSLLAILGVMLGVATLVTVLSFMQGFQSELRRLLTEMNPSIFVSTGTAGGLAEPEMLAGSLADVEGLLASSPYIQQRGVLSKPALHGLKLSGVILRGLEPSSEALVTSTLSSCDPPFEEFLQAGGSPGILLSSRLARELASLPGEKVTFTTVIEGREDPLHLSFLVQGLVETGLYEFDRRFAYADLSILREVLREGEGVDGLGIRVADPLRAREQSIVIRELLPFGEYQVADWMDLNGEIFRWMKTMRSILLFSLGLIILVAGFNISGTMTLVVSEKTREIGILRSLGAKRRDILQIYILEGWILGLLGVGAGLLLSLVLRALFRGRALSIPGEIYFIDNMPMELEPRTLLLISLVAILISLASALFPGLEALRRSPLDALQGEGRIRA is encoded by the coding sequence ATGCGCTACCCCGGCTGGATCCTCTTGCGACATATCGGGAGCATCCGCAGGCGCAGTTTTCTGGGCAGGGTGAGCCTGCTTGCTATTCTCGGGGTTATGCTCGGGGTCGCTACTCTGGTGACCGTACTCTCCTTCATGCAGGGTTTTCAGTCGGAGCTTCGTCGCCTTCTTACCGAGATGAACCCCTCCATCTTTGTTTCTACCGGAACGGCAGGTGGTCTTGCAGAGCCGGAGATGCTGGCCGGCTCTCTTGCGGATGTCGAGGGATTGCTCGCATCTTCCCCCTACATTCAGCAACGCGGGGTTCTCAGCAAGCCCGCGTTGCATGGACTCAAACTTTCGGGAGTTATCTTACGAGGTCTGGAACCATCGTCGGAAGCTCTCGTGACCTCCACACTTTCTTCCTGTGATCCTCCTTTTGAGGAGTTCCTCCAGGCTGGGGGCAGCCCGGGGATTCTTCTCTCCAGTCGCCTTGCCCGGGAACTTGCTTCTCTCCCCGGCGAGAAAGTCACTTTCACAACGGTGATTGAGGGCCGGGAAGATCCCCTTCACCTCTCCTTCCTTGTGCAGGGGCTGGTCGAAACAGGACTCTATGAATTTGACCGCCGTTTTGCTTACGCCGATTTATCCATACTCAGGGAAGTGCTTCGCGAAGGCGAGGGTGTGGATGGCCTGGGAATTCGTGTCGCTGACCCTCTGCGAGCTCGCGAACAGAGCATAGTCATTCGCGAGCTCTTGCCCTTTGGGGAGTATCAGGTGGCCGACTGGATGGATCTCAACGGGGAGATTTTCCGCTGGATGAAGACCATGCGGAGCATCCTTCTCTTTTCTCTCGGGCTGATTATCCTGGTGGCAGGTTTCAATATTTCGGGGACCATGACGCTGGTGGTCAGCGAGAAGACGCGGGAGATCGGCATCCTCCGTTCTCTGGGCGCGAAACGAAGGGACATTCTTCAGATCTATATTCTGGAGGGCTGGATTCTGGGACTGCTCGGGGTGGGGGCGGGCCTGCTTCTCTCTCTGGTCTTGAGGGCTCTTTTTCGGGGACGCGCTCTTTCCATCCCCGGGGAGATTTACTTCATCGATAATATGCCGATGGAACTGGAGCCGAGAACCTTGCTCCTGATCTCTCTTGTCGCTATTCTGATTTCTCTTGCCTCGGCCCTTTTTCCGGGGCTTGAGGCTCTTCGACGCAGTCCCCTGGACGCTCTTCAGGGGGAAGGGAGGATCCGTGCCTGA
- a CDS encoding ABC transporter ATP-binding protein, giving the protein MPETLLIAEKLCRGFDTARGRIPVLEDCSLEIREGESLSILGESGSGKSTLLYLLGTLDRPDSGTLSLEGRDLLRASSAELSRIRNRELGFVFQFHHLLPEFSALENVAMPGLISGLSRDESFKRAALLLSRMEMDERMDHRPAELSGGEQQRVAVSRSLLLKPRLLFADEPTGNLDEAAAESVSRLLFQMVREEGLSLALVTHDRALAARADRSLRLQDGSLSLS; this is encoded by the coding sequence GTGCCTGAGACCCTGCTCATTGCAGAGAAACTCTGCCGCGGTTTTGACACGGCAAGAGGGCGAATCCCTGTGCTGGAGGATTGCAGTCTGGAGATCCGGGAGGGGGAGTCCCTCTCGATTCTGGGAGAAAGTGGAAGCGGCAAAAGCACCTTACTGTATCTTCTCGGAACTCTGGACCGCCCGGATTCCGGCACCTTGTCTTTGGAGGGGCGGGACCTGCTTCGGGCCTCTTCTGCAGAACTCTCTCGCATTCGCAACCGGGAACTGGGTTTTGTGTTCCAGTTTCACCACCTTCTTCCCGAGTTCAGTGCTCTGGAGAATGTGGCCATGCCGGGCCTGATTTCCGGCCTTTCCCGGGATGAAAGTTTCAAGAGAGCGGCTCTTCTCTTGTCCAGAATGGAAATGGACGAAAGGATGGATCACCGTCCTGCGGAACTCTCTGGGGGAGAGCAACAGAGGGTAGCCGTTTCCCGTTCCCTGCTTCTGAAACCCCGACTCCTTTTCGCGGACGAGCCGACCGGCAATCTCGATGAAGCCGCAGCGGAATCGGTATCCCGCCTTCTCTTCCAGATGGTTCGTGAAGAGGGACTTTCTCTTGCCCTTGTAACCCATGACCGTGCTCTTGCTGCCCGGGCCGATCGCTCTCTTCGACTGCAGGACGGATCTTTGTCGCTCTCCTAG
- a CDS encoding UvrB/UvrC motif-containing protein, producing MEKRCSICGHGEIHVQLTEFRDGRPQRRDLCAGCAKKQGIQFPDIPEASGGESWQHFLHQELKDRAEASPLECPECSMTFRDFESSGLLACPSCYQTFMGDLTRLLSAYHGDSQHRGRFPRFLKKEIRHRQRLRSVRERLQESIASENYEEAARLRDEVKDIEDELQRIREEG from the coding sequence ATGGAGAAACGCTGCAGCATCTGTGGTCATGGAGAGATTCATGTCCAGCTAACCGAGTTCAGGGATGGTCGCCCTCAACGCAGGGATCTCTGTGCGGGCTGCGCGAAAAAACAGGGCATTCAATTCCCCGACATTCCGGAAGCCTCCGGGGGAGAATCCTGGCAGCACTTTCTTCATCAGGAATTGAAGGATCGTGCCGAGGCGAGTCCTCTGGAATGCCCGGAATGTTCCATGACCTTCCGCGACTTTGAGAGCAGCGGCCTTCTTGCCTGCCCTAGCTGTTATCAGACCTTCATGGGAGACCTGACCCGGCTTCTTTCTGCCTATCACGGAGACAGCCAGCACCGGGGTCGTTTTCCCCGTTTCCTGAAAAAGGAAATCCGGCATCGTCAGAGACTTCGCTCTGTAAGGGAGAGGCTTCAGGAGTCTATTGCTTCAGAGAACTACGAAGAAGCGGCTCGACTGCGGGATGAAGTGAAAGACATCGAGGATGAACTGCAGCGAATCCGGGAGGAAGGATGA
- a CDS encoding ATP-dependent Clp protease ATP-binding subunit, whose product MNDRFTERVRKVLFLARDEASRLQHEYIGTEHLLLGIVREGEGIAGKVLKKMGLDFEQIRLAVEKLVSSTGGTVMIGEIPFTPRAKTVLELAVEEARLLGHNYVGTEHLLLGLIREGEGVAARVLLDLGADRKKVREEIHQLLGSSDKKGSASGKMRQSETPALDQFGRDLTVMASEGKMDPVIGRDSEIERIIQILCRRKKNNPVLIGEPGVGKTAIVEGLAQRIVENRVPKILKDSRICTLDLASVVAGTKYRGQFEERLKAVINEIQDTPDVIIFIDELHTIVGAGGAEGAIDASNMLKPALARGELQCIGATTLDEYRKHVEKDGALERRFQMVMVNPPSEDEAIEILMGLREKYESHHRATITDSAVETAVRLSQRYISNRFLPDKAFDIVDEAGSRARLSLGAIPPELLEMEKEIARLEKEKEGAIQGQDFEKAAKLRDQEKDARIRLESFKAELDERDTEERAVVDEAAIAAVISEITGIPVSSVEEREGKKLLRMEEHLAKRVVGQEEGITAISTSIRRNRAGLRDPRRPIGSFFLLGPTGVGKTELARALTSFLFDSEDRLIRIDMSEYMEKFSVSRLVGAPPGYVGYEEGGFLTEKVRRQPYSVLLLDEVEKAHPDVFNILLQILEDGQLTDSFGRTVDFKNTVIIMTSNIGVKVVRDQKPLGFSLVHGDRSNTVQDHKDLQKTLLDELKKAMSPEFLNRIDETVVFHSLGRPEMDQILGIFVGQLQGRLQEQGFDFDLDLQAQGLLVDRGFDPSLGARPLRRAIQRYLENPLSEKILAGKFKKNKKIYVSVRKGELHFSQRAPRKKDLELSPKEMG is encoded by the coding sequence ATGAATGATCGTTTCACGGAAAGAGTGAGAAAAGTTCTCTTTCTGGCTCGCGATGAGGCCAGCCGACTCCAGCACGAGTACATCGGAACCGAGCACCTCCTGCTCGGGATCGTGCGGGAGGGGGAAGGAATTGCCGGAAAAGTCCTTAAGAAAATGGGACTGGATTTCGAGCAGATTCGCCTTGCCGTGGAAAAACTGGTTTCCTCAACCGGTGGCACGGTCATGATCGGAGAGATCCCCTTCACCCCGAGAGCCAAGACAGTTCTGGAACTTGCCGTGGAGGAAGCCCGCCTTCTTGGACACAACTACGTGGGAACCGAACACCTGCTTCTCGGCCTGATCCGGGAAGGAGAGGGCGTTGCCGCCCGGGTTCTTCTGGACCTTGGCGCGGACCGCAAGAAGGTACGCGAGGAAATCCATCAGCTTCTCGGAAGCAGTGACAAGAAAGGCTCCGCTTCGGGGAAGATGAGACAGAGTGAGACCCCGGCCCTCGACCAGTTCGGACGGGATCTCACCGTGATGGCCTCTGAAGGCAAGATGGATCCGGTGATTGGTCGCGACTCGGAAATCGAGCGCATCATCCAGATTCTCTGTCGCAGGAAGAAGAACAACCCGGTCTTGATCGGGGAGCCGGGTGTCGGGAAGACCGCCATCGTGGAGGGGCTTGCCCAGAGGATCGTGGAAAACCGTGTCCCGAAGATTCTCAAGGACAGCAGGATCTGCACTCTCGACCTTGCAAGTGTCGTTGCTGGCACAAAATACAGGGGGCAGTTCGAGGAACGTCTGAAGGCTGTGATCAATGAAATCCAGGACACTCCTGATGTCATCATCTTCATCGACGAGTTGCATACCATTGTGGGAGCAGGAGGTGCAGAAGGCGCGATTGATGCCTCAAACATGCTCAAGCCCGCACTGGCTCGTGGCGAACTCCAGTGCATTGGCGCAACAACTCTCGATGAGTACCGCAAACATGTGGAGAAGGACGGGGCTCTGGAGCGTCGTTTCCAGATGGTCATGGTCAATCCTCCCAGTGAGGATGAGGCCATTGAAATCCTTATGGGTTTGAGGGAAAAGTACGAGAGCCATCACCGGGCCACGATCACGGACTCTGCCGTGGAAACGGCAGTGCGCCTGAGTCAACGATACATCAGTAACCGATTCCTGCCGGACAAGGCCTTCGATATTGTGGACGAAGCTGGTAGTCGTGCCCGACTCTCTCTCGGTGCCATCCCTCCGGAACTGCTGGAGATGGAAAAAGAGATCGCCCGCCTGGAGAAGGAGAAAGAGGGGGCGATTCAGGGACAGGACTTTGAAAAAGCCGCCAAGCTTCGGGACCAGGAGAAGGATGCCCGCATTCGTCTTGAGAGTTTCAAGGCAGAACTCGACGAAAGGGATACGGAAGAGAGAGCCGTAGTTGATGAGGCCGCGATCGCGGCTGTGATCAGTGAGATTACCGGCATCCCCGTGTCCAGTGTTGAAGAGCGGGAGGGCAAAAAGCTTCTGCGCATGGAAGAGCATCTGGCCAAGAGGGTCGTGGGGCAGGAAGAGGGCATTACCGCCATCTCCACTTCGATTCGACGCAACCGCGCAGGCCTTCGTGATCCGCGCCGCCCCATCGGTTCCTTCTTCTTACTCGGACCCACCGGTGTGGGAAAGACGGAACTTGCCCGAGCCCTGACCTCCTTCCTTTTCGATTCCGAGGATCGCCTGATTCGCATCGACATGAGCGAGTACATGGAGAAGTTTTCCGTGAGCCGTCTCGTGGGCGCACCTCCCGGATACGTGGGTTATGAAGAAGGGGGCTTCCTCACCGAGAAGGTGCGCCGACAGCCCTATTCGGTCCTCTTGCTTGACGAGGTGGAGAAAGCCCATCCGGACGTCTTCAACATTCTTCTTCAGATTCTTGAAGATGGGCAGCTCACGGACAGCTTTGGCAGAACCGTGGATTTCAAGAACACGGTAATCATCATGACGAGCAATATCGGCGTGAAAGTGGTCCGGGATCAGAAACCTCTTGGCTTTTCCCTGGTTCACGGGGATCGCTCGAATACAGTGCAGGATCACAAGGATTTGCAAAAGACTCTTCTGGATGAGCTGAAAAAGGCCATGAGCCCTGAGTTTCTCAACCGGATCGACGAAACGGTCGTCTTCCACAGCCTCGGGCGACCGGAGATGGACCAGATACTCGGGATCTTTGTGGGGCAACTTCAGGGACGACTGCAAGAGCAGGGCTTTGACTTCGATCTGGACCTTCAGGCCCAGGGCCTTCTGGTCGACCGTGGCTTTGATCCCAGTCTCGGTGCGCGCCCGCTTCGCAGGGCAATTCAGCGCTATCTGGAGAACCCTCTTTCCGAGAAGATCCTCGCTGGCAAGTTCAAGAAAAACAAGAAGATCTATGTTTCAGTCCGCAAGGGAGAGCTGCATTTCTCCCAGCGGGCGCCCAGAAAAAAGGATCTGGAACTCAGCCCGAAAGAAATGGGCTGA
- the bamA gene encoding outer membrane protein assembly factor BamA produces MKILRFLVFFCLLSLPFQVEAVGTATIDSVRVEGLRHVAAGRVLLEFGIQKGDPLDSERIAEGIRRLYRTHRFENVETRLESLPGGSRALVLLLREFPRLSDIRWEGLRKMDQKDLEEKISLTKGRYLRPLLVSQAKRAILEHCREEGYHSATLEVVRKEQGEGEELLIFRLDEGKKAKIQHLVFEGVKSRDSSELKKVLQCRPRSLNPLTWFNSDSYHPDSLELDEQRLLTEYHDSGYLDMKVLDRQVAFSEDQEEVTLTWIIEEGSSYEFGEIHWSGNTIFSDSVIEAYFPFEPGEEFQGADLRGSLSRLGSEYYDHGYLYSQVQTDRRKQGNQVDLHIDIFEGPLARIREVVVAGNEKTLDKVIRREIRVFPGELFSQEKLIRSQRDIFMLRYFDDVQLEPKTDPASGDVDLVFHVKEREAGQFGTGISYSELSSIAGFIQLGTPNLFGRGRNLDFNWEFGKRVNYFKVNYSDSWFRDRPVHLTVSLYRNENNYYREYYRDRKAGISFGLGRPLPWLDHTRVSLSYRLENLELYDFSELYVEMGGTLLERDWPQIESSLSMNFWRNSTDNPFLPSRGSRFRLISQFSGGPLGGKLHFQKYDLSYTWYQKVAGPLVLRFHQSMGLVDGLNRPSQVPDHERFRMGGNRIFPLRGYEDFSIVPEGNSPFLGGRAMSSGSLELVLGINNSVQLIVPFFDFGDTWNSLAQADLTTLKRSVGVGARIEVPMMGVVGFDWAYPLDGEEGEPARFHFKMGGDF; encoded by the coding sequence ATGAAGATCCTTCGATTTCTTGTCTTCTTCTGCCTCCTGTCCCTGCCTTTTCAGGTGGAGGCTGTGGGGACTGCGACCATCGACTCTGTCCGCGTCGAGGGACTTCGTCATGTGGCCGCGGGTCGGGTTCTTCTGGAATTCGGAATCCAGAAGGGCGATCCTCTCGACTCAGAACGCATCGCAGAGGGAATTCGTCGCCTCTATCGCACTCACCGTTTTGAAAATGTAGAGACCCGGCTGGAATCCCTCCCCGGCGGCTCGCGGGCTCTTGTCCTCCTCCTTCGGGAGTTTCCAAGATTGTCAGACATCCGCTGGGAGGGACTCCGCAAGATGGACCAGAAGGATCTTGAGGAGAAGATCAGCCTGACAAAGGGCCGCTACCTTCGGCCCTTGCTCGTATCCCAGGCGAAGCGGGCCATTCTCGAACATTGCAGGGAAGAGGGCTATCATTCAGCCACCCTGGAAGTCGTGAGGAAGGAACAGGGAGAAGGAGAGGAACTCCTCATCTTCCGTCTGGACGAAGGCAAGAAGGCAAAGATCCAGCATCTTGTTTTTGAAGGCGTGAAAAGCCGGGATTCCAGCGAACTGAAAAAGGTTCTTCAGTGCCGTCCCCGATCCCTGAATCCCCTGACCTGGTTCAATTCCGATTCCTACCATCCGGACAGTCTTGAGTTGGACGAGCAGAGGCTCCTGACAGAATACCACGATTCCGGTTATCTGGACATGAAGGTGCTGGACCGGCAGGTAGCGTTTTCCGAGGATCAGGAGGAAGTCACCCTGACCTGGATCATTGAAGAAGGCTCTTCTTACGAATTCGGGGAGATCCACTGGTCCGGAAACACCATCTTTTCCGACTCGGTCATCGAGGCCTACTTTCCCTTTGAACCGGGGGAGGAGTTCCAGGGTGCTGACCTGCGCGGTTCCCTCTCCCGACTCGGGAGTGAATACTACGACCATGGCTATCTCTACAGTCAGGTGCAGACGGATCGTCGGAAACAGGGTAATCAGGTGGATCTCCACATTGACATCTTCGAAGGTCCTCTTGCGCGGATTCGGGAAGTGGTCGTTGCGGGAAATGAGAAGACCCTCGACAAGGTGATCCGACGGGAGATCCGGGTTTTTCCAGGGGAACTGTTCAGCCAGGAGAAGCTGATCCGAAGCCAGCGGGACATTTTCATGCTTCGCTACTTTGACGATGTCCAACTGGAACCGAAAACCGACCCTGCCTCCGGGGACGTCGATCTGGTATTCCATGTCAAGGAACGGGAGGCCGGGCAGTTCGGGACCGGGATCTCTTACAGCGAACTTTCCAGTATTGCAGGATTTATCCAACTGGGAACTCCGAACCTCTTCGGCCGGGGACGAAACCTGGATTTCAATTGGGAGTTCGGTAAACGGGTCAATTACTTCAAGGTCAATTACTCGGATTCCTGGTTCAGGGATCGCCCGGTACACCTCACCGTCTCTCTCTACAGAAATGAAAACAATTACTACCGGGAGTATTACCGCGACCGGAAGGCGGGCATTTCCTTCGGTCTTGGCCGCCCCCTTCCCTGGCTGGATCATACGAGAGTGTCCCTGTCCTATCGGCTTGAGAATCTGGAGCTGTATGACTTCAGCGAACTCTATGTGGAGATGGGGGGAACCCTTCTCGAGCGGGATTGGCCGCAAATCGAGAGCAGTCTTTCCATGAACTTTTGGCGAAACTCCACGGATAATCCCTTTCTTCCAAGCCGGGGAAGCCGCTTCCGCTTGATTTCACAGTTTTCTGGAGGGCCCCTGGGGGGGAAACTTCATTTTCAGAAATACGATCTGAGTTACACTTGGTATCAGAAGGTGGCCGGCCCCCTCGTGCTTCGCTTTCATCAGTCCATGGGCCTGGTGGACGGTCTGAACCGCCCTTCCCAGGTTCCGGATCATGAGCGTTTCCGGATGGGGGGAAACCGGATCTTCCCGCTGCGTGGCTATGAGGATTTTTCCATTGTCCCGGAGGGGAACAGCCCCTTCCTGGGTGGACGAGCCATGAGCAGTGGCTCTCTGGAACTGGTTCTGGGAATCAACAACAGTGTTCAGTTGATTGTTCCCTTCTTTGATTTTGGCGACACCTGGAATTCGCTTGCCCAGGCCGATCTGACCACTCTCAAGCGCTCGGTGGGAGTGGGGGCCCGGATTGAGGTTCCGATGATGGGTGTCGTTGGTTTTGACTGGGCTTACCCCCTCGATGGCGAAGAGGGGGAACCCGCCAGGTTCCATTTCAAGATGGGTGGAGACTTCTAG
- a CDS encoding OmpH family outer membrane protein yields MNIGMRIALMSLLLLPLLLAAEEMKLGVLDFQKVFQSYEGFSEAQRIFDKDVEVWNNIKQQMIEEVLAAREDFTRQRPLLSPEALREKESEITRMEAELYQFEQEKFGPEGEAVRRDMELSEPIYEKIRSILKEVAEEDEYDLIFDVSGAVLYVKPSLNMDERVQEALKAQG; encoded by the coding sequence ATGAATATCGGGATGAGAATCGCACTGATGAGTCTGCTTCTGCTGCCACTGTTGCTTGCAGCAGAGGAGATGAAGCTCGGGGTTCTGGATTTTCAGAAAGTATTTCAGTCCTATGAGGGATTCTCCGAGGCTCAGCGGATCTTTGACAAGGACGTGGAGGTCTGGAACAATATCAAGCAACAGATGATCGAGGAGGTTCTAGCCGCTCGGGAAGACTTTACCCGACAGCGCCCTCTCCTGTCTCCGGAAGCTCTTCGCGAAAAGGAATCGGAGATTACCCGAATGGAGGCAGAGCTTTACCAGTTCGAGCAGGAGAAGTTCGGGCCGGAGGGGGAGGCCGTTCGCCGGGACATGGAACTGAGTGAACCGATCTATGAGAAGATCCGCTCGATCCTCAAGGAAGTGGCCGAAGAAGACGAGTACGACCTGATCTTCGATGTAAGCGGGGCGGTTCTGTATGTGAAGCCCTCCCTGAACATGGATGAGAGGGTGCAGGAAGCCCTGAAGGCTCAGGGCTGA
- the lpxD gene encoding UDP-3-O-(3-hydroxymyristoyl)glucosamine N-acyltransferase, translating into MEGLSFTLEELAGKLGVRFEGDPSLRISGVAGIREAKEGDLSFVSNSRYLRFINSTLASALVLSDEADAHGRPALRSDKPYLIWLLALKIFAPCLLEQFPPGLDEAASVHPSAKLGTDVHVSPGVSLGPDCRIGNRVVLMPGVRVLHSVEIGDDCVLFPNVVLREEVKIGERVSIHSGTVIGSDGFGYAWDGQAHRKIPQIGIVEVGNDVEIGANVTIDRATTGATRIGEFSRIDNLVQIAHNVQIGAHSVIVAQAGISGSAEVGSHVTVAGQAGLVGHIQIGDRATIAAQAGVTKSVPEGECVSGYPARNHEEALRQQAALARLPGLLKRIRSLERSLEAMKKKESEGEGSL; encoded by the coding sequence ATGGAAGGTCTGAGCTTCACTCTGGAAGAACTGGCAGGAAAGCTGGGGGTCCGTTTTGAGGGCGATCCCTCGCTCAGGATTTCCGGGGTAGCCGGGATCCGGGAGGCGAAGGAAGGAGATCTTTCCTTTGTCTCAAACAGTCGCTATCTCCGTTTCATCAATTCGACGCTGGCCTCTGCTCTGGTTCTTTCAGACGAAGCCGATGCCCATGGGCGGCCCGCCCTGCGATCGGACAAGCCCTATCTGATCTGGCTTCTCGCTCTGAAGATCTTTGCGCCCTGTCTTCTGGAGCAGTTTCCTCCGGGACTGGACGAGGCTGCTTCCGTCCATCCTTCTGCAAAGCTGGGGACGGATGTTCATGTCTCGCCAGGAGTTTCCCTGGGGCCGGACTGTCGCATCGGGAACCGCGTGGTTCTGATGCCGGGAGTTCGTGTCTTGCACTCGGTCGAAATCGGTGACGACTGCGTTCTTTTCCCCAATGTGGTTCTTCGGGAAGAAGTAAAGATCGGAGAACGGGTGAGCATCCATTCCGGTACGGTCATCGGTTCTGATGGCTTCGGATACGCATGGGACGGGCAAGCCCATCGGAAAATCCCGCAGATCGGAATTGTGGAAGTGGGCAACGATGTTGAGATTGGGGCGAATGTGACCATCGACCGGGCAACGACCGGAGCAACCCGGATCGGGGAGTTTAGCCGGATCGACAACCTTGTCCAGATTGCCCACAACGTTCAAATCGGAGCTCACAGTGTCATTGTCGCTCAGGCGGGCATCTCCGGCAGTGCGGAAGTCGGAAGCCATGTGACGGTGGCGGGGCAGGCGGGTCTGGTGGGCCATATTCAGATTGGCGACAGGGCAACCATCGCAGCCCAGGCCGGAGTCACGAAGTCTGTTCCGGAGGGAGAGTGTGTCTCCGGCTACCCCGCAAGAAACCATGAAGAAGCACTTCGCCAGCAGGCAGCGCTTGCCCGTTTGCCGGGCCTCCTCAAGAGAATCCGTTCACTGGAGCGTTCTCTCGAAGCGATGAAGAAGAAAGAGTCGGAAGGGGAAGGATCCCTGTGA